Genomic segment of Candidatus Neomarinimicrobiota bacterium:
CACAACTTGTGGACAATGTCATATCAGTCGTCCCCACACCACAGGTGGCGGCTTTCTGGAACAACGTGTGGGATATAGCCATCAATTTATTGCCACACCAAGCGAAGAGAATGTTTGTACGGCTTGTCACGGTTCCCGCGTTGGGGATGACTGGAATGCCAACCAGGATCGGGTGCCCGGCAATGTACCGGATGTTCATAATGATTTTGGCTATACTTGTCTGGATTGCCATGAGGAAGATATGCACGGTGATGGTGTCACTGATGTGGAACTTACTTCCCGCTATCAAGTAGCTGATCTGCCTCAATGCGTGGATTGTCACGAGGTTGACCGGGATGATAATGCCTTTCATGCACAACATTGGCCCAATTCTGATGCTGATGATGGTGCCGACCTGTCTTGCTTTGTCTGTCATTCACAGCAATACAATAATTGCAACACCTGCCATGCTGGTGAATGGACTCACGAATATGAAGCAGATAACTCAGGTGAATACCGGGTCTATGCACAGTTCAAATTAGGTCGTAACCCTTATTATGGACAATCAGATCACCCCCACGAGAATTCAGCCTGGATCACAGTACGGCACGTACCGGTATCCCCTGATGCTTATGCACCCTGGGGAATTAGCAGCATGCCTAATTTTAATGTTATGGAAACCTGGAAGTACACCAGTCCTCACAATATTCAACGCTGGACCGCCAGAACACTGGTAGATACCACCTGGGCTGACACCAGTGCTCAGTTGTATACAGATCAGACTTGTGCTGACAACTGTCACATGCATGGTGATTCTGGGAATAGTTCATTGCTAAATATAGATTTATACTTAACAAACGAAGATATGACACCGGCAGGGGAGATCACCGGTGATGATCTCAGCGGAGAGATTGAAGCAAATGCTTTAACCAGTCTGGGATCGGCAAGTAATTGCTCTGCGTGTCATGAATTTTAAACGTAAAAGCAAGTTCAAAAAACCACAAGGAGGTAAAATGAAACTTGATTGGAGACTAGTTTTAGTTTTAGTGTTGGCACTGGGGCTAATGGTAAGTTGTGAAAGTACAGAGGAAGAAGATGAAGATACAGCATTCCAGGTATTATCACAGTACATGCTTGATAACGACATGGATGTTACCGATGTGATCAATGGTTGGATAACCACTGCTTCGGCTATATCCGGCAATGAAGCCAATTACTTTATTGTTGATATCAGATCACAAGCAAAGTATGACGAAGGACATATCCCCACAGCCGTTTATTCTGACTATGGTGATATTCTAACAACTGTTGAAGCTCAGAATACAAGTGATCTTCCAGTTCTGGTAGCATGCTTCTCAGGACAATCAGCAGCTCACGCTGTGGTAGCCTTGCGTCTGAGTGGTTATACTGATGCTAAAACTCTCAAGTGGGGCATGAGTGGCTGGGCTGCTCAGTTTGACTCATGGTCAGGTAAAGTAGATAGTATCGCCAAAGACAATGCAAACTGGGCAATGGATGCTCCCCCTGCTCTGCTCTCCGGCAATGATGATCCGGTTATTAACACCGATCTGACTGACGGTGCTGCAATTCTGGCCGAACGTGTTGACGCTATTTTGGACGGTTTTAAAGGAACTCCTGCTGCAACGATCCTTGGCGCACCTGACAACTATCAGATCAACAACCGTTGGGAACAGGAACACTGGGATCATTATGGTCACATAGCTGGAGCTTACCGGACAGAACCAGGTAGCGTTTCCATTGCCAATGACGGCCTGGATGTTCTTGACCCTTCACAAACCATTGCAACCTATTGCTGGACCGGTCAGACATCTTCAATGATGACAGCCTGGTTAACTGCTCTGGGCTATGATGCAACCAGCCTTAAGTTTGGTGCTAACAGTATGATCTATCATACTCTTGAATCTCATAAGTGGTCTGCATTGGCTGCTGACTTCCCAATGGAATAATTTCTTATTAGGCATTTAATTGAATAAGATCTATTCATTAGGATTATTGAGAGGGAGTCGAATTTTATTCGGCTCCCTCTTCTTCTTAGGTATTTGTTATGGGCAATTAACCTTTCTGGAAACTATTAATCCCCATGGTTCTGACCAATGTGCAGACTGTCACTTTAAACAGGGCGAACCAAACCTCAGTAACTTTAACCCGGCTGCCTGTGATGCCTGTCATTCACGGGAGGCCGTCAATAATAAGATCCACCAGCTGAATAATATCAATATCCATGCTGTAGGCATTACCATTCCAGTTAATTTTAAGATCATTTCAGAGAAACAATTCAGTTGTATTACCTGTCACGTCGTTGCTTGCAAGACTGACCGGGCGAATCAAACATTTTTACGAGGCGGACCCTACAAAAGCGAGTTGGACTTTTGTTTTACCTGTCACCAAACGGATGCCTTCCAGCAATTAAATCCTCATTTGCAGATTTCATCAGATGGCAAAATAGATGAATCTACCTGTCAACATTGTCATCTGGAGGTGCCTGATATCACTTCTGATGCTCCCGGAAATTCACTCATGCGACTGGATATGACACCCACTTGTAACAAGTGTCATGCACTCCACCGTCATGAGAACCAGCACCTGGGCAAATCCATTGAACCTGATGTCAAGCAGATTCACGAAACCATGCTGACAACAGAGCAACAATTCAAGCTGCAATTTCCCCTGTCTGCCAATCAGGAAATACAGTGTAATACCTGTCACTATACTCATCAACGCGGTGTGTTGAACAAAGCAGAAGTTGTCTTTATCGGCCCTGAGGAAAATCAATGGCGTTTGCGACTATCAAAAGAGCAGCTTTGTCTTGCCTGTCACGATCTATAGAGGTTTAAATGAATCATAAATCCACCCAAACACTCAGACACTCACTGTTGAAGAACCTGCTCCTCTGTTTGCTTTTAGGCTTTTCCATAACCCTTCTAGCAGATGAAGAGAACTGCATGAGTTGCCATCAGTACAAACTTTTTGGTCGTATGGATGCCTCTGGTGAATTTCATAATTTTTTTATTGATGAGGCAGCTTTCCAAAATTCTGTACATGCTCGTTTGACCTGTACTGCCTGTCACTCTGATGTGACCAATATTCCCCATGATCCTACTCCGAAAACAGTGGATTGCGCCCAATCCTGCCACATTGAAGATCCCTTTAGCGGAACCCCTTTTAGTCATGCTCCTGTGGTCGAGAAGCTGGAAGCCTCAGCTCATGGCATGCGAAATGATGAATCTGATGAATTCAAACCGAGTTGTAAAAGTTGCCATATCAATCCCCAGCAGATATCAACTGAGGGACTCATCTTTTCTGAGATCAGCAGCAATTGCTCAAAATGTCATCAACCCGAGGGCTTGACCTACGCCATCAAACACATGGAATTCCATGGTAATTCACACGAATTCTGGACCCAGGAACGCAAAATGACGGTCTGCGCCAATTGTCATACTGATTCAACTCTGGTAGGAGGTATTTTTCAGGACAATATGGTAGCCTCATTCATGGATACTTACCACGGAGTCGGTTTTACCTTTGGTGATGATCGTTTACCAGTATGCTCGGATTGTCACGATTATCATTCCGTTTTCCCTCAGTCAGATGTGCGATCCACTGTCCATCCTCTGCAAGTGGGTGAGACCTGTGGCGGTGTCGGTTGCCATGAGGGTGCCAGTGATTCTTTTGTAACAGGTTCCATGCACTTCCGCTATACTGGCTGGAAGTCTGAAGTCTTATTCTGGGTTAAGAATGTCTATATCCTGTTGATCGTTGGCGTGATAGGATTTATGCTGCTCCATAATTTCCTGGATTTTCTGAAGACCCGGAGGGTGCTCAAAGAACATCCCATGCCGCCTTCATCAGAACAACGCTTCTTCCTACGGCTGAATAAAGCTGAGCGAATCTCACATATCATTGTATTTGTCTCATTCACTGGACTGGCAATCACCGGAGCCCTACTCTGGATACCACCGCTGAATGATGTGGCCTGGGTGCCGGATTGGCTGTTTCTGGGAGCTCTCAGACAATGGATTCACCGCATTTTTGCCATCGCTCTGACTGCTGTTAGTATCTATCACATTGGCTATGCCATTTTCACCAGACGGGGTCGTAAACTCTTAATGGCCATGATTCCCAAGCCAGTTGATGCGGTTAACATCGTACATAATATTGGCTACTTGTTGAATATTAAAAAAGACCCGCCAAAAATGCCTTATTTCAATTACGCTGAAAAAATGGAATATCTGGCATTTGCCTGGGGTACTCTGGTGATGACAGCTACTGGTGTGATCCTCTGGTTGGAACATCTCGGACCCAAATTTTGGGTGGATGTTGCCAGACTGGTTCATTCTCTGGAGGCTATTCTGGCCGTTCTGGCGATCATTGTCTGGCACTTTTATCTGGTCCACTGGCGACCTGGGAAATTCCCCATGAGTCGAGCCTGGGCCACGGGATATATCTCTGAACATGAAGTTGAAGAAGAACATGGGCTTGATGCAGACGAGTTCACGGAGGAATATCATGCGTAGACGATTCTTTGCCCTGGGTTATGTGTTCTTTGTCCTGCTCACCGTTACCGGCTTGATCATGACCTTTGCTTTTTTCGAGCGTATTGGTACCAAAGCTACCCTGACTTCCAGTGATCTGGTGGAGGATGCTTTGGCAGATACGGCCAGCATAAAGGCTGATCCTGCTTTTGTAGTTGAAAATATCGGGAAGGATTTGCAAGCCTCCCTGGAGAACTTCCACTATTACCCTGCGGTCAATTTTATCGAACAGGAATACCGTTCGAACTGTTTGAGCTGTCACACACCGTTACCCCATAATAAAGATATCAAATGGCGCGCCTTCTTGAATATGCATGGTAATTTCATCGCCTGCCAAACCTGCCACACAGCGGAGATCGCCGAGAACTATCATTGGGTTGATATTGAACGCGCAACGGTAGCTA
This window contains:
- a CDS encoding rhodanese-like domain-containing protein, coding for MKLDWRLVLVLVLALGLMVSCESTEEEDEDTAFQVLSQYMLDNDMDVTDVINGWITTASAISGNEANYFIVDIRSQAKYDEGHIPTAVYSDYGDILTTVEAQNTSDLPVLVACFSGQSAAHAVVALRLSGYTDAKTLKWGMSGWAAQFDSWSGKVDSIAKDNANWAMDAPPALLSGNDDPVINTDLTDGAAILAERVDAILDGFKGTPAATILGAPDNYQINNRWEQEHWDHYGHIAGAYRTEPGSVSIANDGLDVLDPSQTIATYCWTGQTSSMMTAWLTALGYDATSLKFGANSMIYHTLESHKWSALAADFPME
- a CDS encoding cytochrome b/b6 domain-containing protein, producing the protein MNHKSTQTLRHSLLKNLLLCLLLGFSITLLADEENCMSCHQYKLFGRMDASGEFHNFFIDEAAFQNSVHARLTCTACHSDVTNIPHDPTPKTVDCAQSCHIEDPFSGTPFSHAPVVEKLEASAHGMRNDESDEFKPSCKSCHINPQQISTEGLIFSEISSNCSKCHQPEGLTYAIKHMEFHGNSHEFWTQERKMTVCANCHTDSTLVGGIFQDNMVASFMDTYHGVGFTFGDDRLPVCSDCHDYHSVFPQSDVRSTVHPLQVGETCGGVGCHEGASDSFVTGSMHFRYTGWKSEVLFWVKNVYILLIVGVIGFMLLHNFLDFLKTRRVLKEHPMPPSSEQRFFLRLNKAERISHIIVFVSFTGLAITGALLWIPPLNDVAWVPDWLFLGALRQWIHRIFAIALTAVSIYHIGYAIFTRRGRKLLMAMIPKPVDAVNIVHNIGYLLNIKKDPPKMPYFNYAEKMEYLAFAWGTLVMTATGVILWLEHLGPKFWVDVARLVHSLEAILAVLAIIVWHFYLVHWRPGKFPMSRAWATGYISEHEVEEEHGLDADEFTEEYHA